A single window of Streptomyces cathayae DNA harbors:
- a CDS encoding helix-turn-helix domain-containing protein: protein MSEPRSAPTVGQVVLGRRLLDLRESAGLKREEAARVLRVAPATIRRMETAEVALKIPYLQLLLKAYGVSDEETEAFVQLAEDANRPGWWQRFHEILPGWFSMYVSLEGAATLIRSYEPHFVPGLLQTEDYARAVLRSGAIGQTSPEDIEGHVALRMQRQELLTRDDAPRLWVVMDETALRRPVGGPEVMRAQIDRLLDATKRPNVTLQVAPFAGGPHPGTYGPFVLFRFGMPELPDMVYSEYLTGAVYLDARTEVATHLEVMDRMAAQAASAHRTKVILRDLRKEL, encoded by the coding sequence GTGAGTGAACCGCGGTCCGCGCCGACGGTCGGCCAGGTCGTCCTCGGCCGGCGCCTGCTGGATCTGCGGGAAAGCGCCGGCCTCAAGCGCGAGGAGGCCGCCCGCGTCCTTCGCGTCGCCCCCGCCACGATCCGCCGCATGGAGACGGCCGAGGTCGCGCTCAAGATCCCGTACCTCCAGCTGCTGCTGAAGGCATACGGCGTCTCCGACGAGGAGACCGAGGCCTTCGTCCAACTGGCCGAGGACGCCAACCGGCCCGGCTGGTGGCAGCGCTTCCACGAGATCCTGCCCGGCTGGTTCTCGATGTACGTCAGCCTGGAGGGCGCGGCCACCCTCATCCGCAGCTACGAGCCCCACTTCGTCCCCGGACTGCTGCAGACCGAGGACTACGCGCGTGCCGTACTGCGCTCGGGTGCCATCGGGCAGACCAGTCCCGAGGACATCGAGGGGCACGTCGCGCTGCGCATGCAACGGCAGGAACTGCTCACCCGTGACGACGCGCCCCGGCTGTGGGTCGTCATGGACGAGACGGCGTTGCGCCGCCCGGTCGGCGGCCCGGAGGTGATGCGTGCCCAGATCGACAGACTCCTCGACGCCACGAAGAGGCCCAACGTGACACTGCAGGTCGCCCCGTTCGCGGGCGGCCCGCACCCCGGCACGTACGGGCCGTTCGTGCTGTTCCGGTTCGGCATGCCCGAACTGCCGGACATGGTCTACAGCGAGTACCTGACCGGCGCCGTCTACCTGGACGCGCGTACCGAGGTGGCGACCCACCTCGAGGTCATGGACCGCATGGCGGCGCAGGCCGCCTCAGCACATCGCACGAAGGTGATCCTCCGGGATCTCCGCAAGGAGCTGTGA
- a CDS encoding DUF397 domain-containing protein, which translates to MALGSSLPLPRPRVRTERIYNGMPARELGSEGWHKPWSGGNGGNCLEAMKLDDGRIAVRQSTDPDGPALIYTSAEMTAFIEGAKAGEADFLLS; encoded by the coding sequence ATGGCACTGGGCTCCTCCCTCCCGCTGCCCCGGCCGCGGGTCCGCACCGAGCGGATCTACAACGGCATGCCCGCACGGGAGCTGGGCAGCGAGGGCTGGCACAAGCCGTGGAGCGGCGGCAACGGCGGCAACTGCCTGGAGGCGATGAAGCTCGACGACGGCCGGATCGCCGTACGGCAGTCCACCGACCCGGACGGACCGGCGCTCATCTACACCTCGGCCGAGATGACGGCCTTCATCGAGGGAGCCAAAGCGGGAGAGGCGGATTTCCTGCTGTCCTGA
- a CDS encoding DUF899 domain-containing protein — translation MSLPEIVSRADWRAAREGLLVKEKVVTRARDALNAERRRLPMVGIDREYVFEGGDGKASLLDLFEGRRQLVVYHFMFAPEWDAGCRSCSAFLDQIGHLAHLKARDTAFAAVSRAPYRKILPFKARMGWTLPWYSSFPGDFDEDFEVTLERAGELVERPGLSCFLRDGDRVFHTYSTYGRGLDGIGSTTTLLDLTALGRQEEWEEPRGRASAFGAPAGSERIRYHDEYDD, via the coding sequence ATGTCGCTTCCGGAGATCGTCTCGCGTGCCGACTGGCGCGCGGCGCGCGAGGGACTGCTGGTCAAGGAGAAGGTCGTCACCCGCGCGCGGGACGCGCTCAACGCCGAGCGGCGTCGGCTGCCGATGGTCGGGATCGACCGGGAGTACGTTTTCGAGGGTGGTGACGGGAAGGCCTCGCTGCTCGATCTCTTCGAGGGGCGGCGGCAGCTCGTCGTGTACCACTTCATGTTCGCGCCGGAGTGGGACGCCGGGTGCCGCAGCTGCTCCGCTTTCCTGGACCAGATCGGGCACCTCGCCCATCTGAAGGCCCGCGACACCGCCTTCGCGGCCGTCTCCCGGGCGCCGTACCGGAAGATCCTGCCGTTCAAGGCGCGGATGGGCTGGACGCTGCCCTGGTACTCCTCCTTCCCCGGCGACTTCGACGAGGATTTCGAGGTCACGCTCGAGCGTGCGGGAGAGCTGGTCGAACGGCCCGGTCTCAGCTGCTTCCTACGGGACGGGGACCGGGTCTTCCACACCTACTCGACCTATGGGCGCGGCCTCGACGGGATCGGCTCGACCACCACCCTGCTGGACCTGACGGCACTCGGCCGGCAGGAGGAGTGGGAGGAGCCCAGGGGGCGGGCGTCGGCTTTCGGCGCCCCGGCGGGCAGCGAGCGGATCCGCTATCACGACGAGTACGACGATTAG
- a CDS encoding DUF1772 domain-containing protein — protein MIEEPSSVLTVLTVLTVLGVLGTGLVAGVFCAFSTFVMRGLASLPPARGVAAMQSVNVAAVRAPFMLVFLGSALLCAAIAVVTSVRWPDEGAVRLLVGSALYLFGGFGVTVAANVPRNDVLAGLAPDTAEASAYWTAYVREWTLWNHVRTVASAGAALSYVLALA, from the coding sequence GTGATCGAGGAACCATCCTCCGTACTGACGGTACTGACCGTGCTGACGGTGCTGGGGGTGCTCGGGACCGGGCTGGTGGCGGGGGTCTTCTGCGCCTTCTCGACGTTCGTGATGAGAGGGCTCGCGTCGTTGCCGCCCGCGCGGGGCGTGGCCGCGATGCAGTCGGTCAACGTGGCCGCGGTGCGGGCACCCTTCATGCTGGTGTTCCTCGGCTCGGCGCTGCTGTGCGCGGCGATCGCCGTGGTGACGTCGGTGCGGTGGCCGGACGAGGGCGCGGTCCGGCTGCTGGTCGGCAGCGCGCTGTATCTGTTCGGCGGGTTCGGGGTCACCGTGGCCGCGAACGTGCCGCGCAACGACGTGCTGGCCGGGCTCGCCCCGGACACCGCCGAGGCCTCCGCGTACTGGACCGCCTATGTGCGCGAGTGGACGCTGTGGAACCACGTGCGCACGGTCGCCTCGGCGGGGGCCGCACTGTCCTACGTGCTGGCCCTCGCCTGA
- a CDS encoding glutamate synthase subunit beta has protein sequence MADPKGFLTTPRRDRPRRPVEERVRDWDEVYVPGALLPLVSEQADRCMDCGVPFCHEACPLGNLIPDWNDLVSREDWRAAAERLHATNNFPEFTGRLCPAPCEAGCVLAINQPAVTIKDVECAIADRAWAEGFAVPVPPDRLSGRTVAVVGSGPAGLAAAQQLTRAGHTVTVYERDDRLGGLMRYGIPEFKMEKRHLERRIEQMRAEGTLFRTSTTVGRDVGAAELRARHDAVVIATGATVWRELAVPGRELTGVHQAMEYLPLANRVCAGDLVTSPLSAAGRDVVIVGGGDTGADCLGTAVREGAASVTQLDIYERPGTVRDEETEPWPTYPKLYRLFPAHEEARALRTAPAAAEDSDARLFAASALRLTGDAAGRVRAVHLVEVDAERRPVPGTERVLPAGLVLLALGFLGPDRADGLVSGLGLELEPRGTIARDAGFATNVPGVFAAGDAARGQSLIVWAIAEGRAVAAAVDRRLTDGTTRLPAPIGPYDRPMRA, from the coding sequence ATGGCCGATCCCAAGGGTTTCCTGACCACGCCGCGCCGGGACCGGCCGCGCAGGCCCGTCGAGGAGCGGGTCCGCGACTGGGACGAGGTGTACGTCCCCGGTGCGCTGCTGCCCCTCGTCAGCGAGCAGGCCGACCGCTGCATGGACTGCGGTGTCCCCTTCTGCCACGAGGCGTGCCCGCTGGGCAATCTGATCCCCGACTGGAACGACCTGGTCTCGCGCGAGGACTGGCGGGCCGCGGCGGAGCGGCTGCACGCCACGAACAACTTCCCCGAGTTCACCGGCAGGCTCTGCCCGGCGCCCTGCGAGGCGGGCTGTGTGCTGGCCATCAACCAGCCCGCCGTCACCATCAAGGACGTCGAGTGCGCCATCGCCGACCGCGCCTGGGCGGAGGGCTTCGCCGTACCGGTCCCGCCGGACCGGCTCTCCGGCCGGACGGTGGCGGTGGTCGGCTCGGGTCCCGCCGGTCTGGCCGCGGCCCAGCAGCTGACCCGGGCCGGTCACACGGTCACCGTGTACGAGCGGGACGACCGGCTCGGCGGGCTGATGCGGTACGGCATCCCCGAGTTCAAGATGGAGAAGCGTCATCTGGAGCGCCGCATCGAGCAGATGCGGGCCGAGGGGACGCTGTTCCGTACGTCCACGACGGTCGGACGCGATGTCGGCGCCGCCGAGCTGCGGGCGCGTCACGACGCCGTGGTGATCGCCACCGGGGCGACCGTGTGGCGTGAACTGGCCGTACCGGGACGGGAACTGACCGGCGTTCACCAGGCCATGGAATACCTGCCGCTCGCCAACCGGGTCTGTGCGGGGGACCTGGTGACGTCCCCGCTGTCCGCCGCGGGCAGGGATGTCGTCATCGTCGGGGGCGGCGACACGGGCGCCGACTGCCTGGGCACGGCCGTGCGGGAGGGAGCGGCGTCCGTGACCCAGCTGGACATCTACGAGCGGCCGGGCACCGTTCGCGACGAGGAGACCGAGCCCTGGCCGACGTACCCGAAGCTCTACCGGCTGTTCCCCGCGCACGAGGAGGCCCGCGCCCTGCGGACGGCACCCGCGGCCGCCGAGGATTCGGACGCGCGGCTGTTCGCGGCGTCCGCGCTCCGTCTCACCGGCGACGCGGCCGGGCGGGTCCGGGCGGTGCACCTGGTCGAGGTGGACGCGGAGCGCCGCCCCGTACCGGGCACCGAACGCGTTCTCCCGGCCGGCCTGGTCCTCCTCGCGCTCGGTTTCCTCGGACCGGACCGGGCGGACGGGCTCGTGAGCGGGCTCGGTCTGGAGCTGGAGCCGCGCGGCACCATCGCGCGCGACGCCGGTTTCGCCACGAATGTGCCGGGCGTGTTCGCGGCGGGGGACGCCGCCCGGGGGCAGTCGCTGATCGTGTGGGCGATCGCCGAGGGCCGGGCGGTGGCGGCGGCCGTCGACCGTCGTCTGACCGACGGCACCACCCGTCTCCCGGCTCCCATCGGCCCGTACGACCGCCCGATGAGGGCATGA
- a CDS encoding FUSC family protein — protein sequence MSRTTPAVPLWLAHALRAQRGPVPWSAVTRGVLGGGPLLVAALLAGHPTLGVVAAIGAMFAGINDLPGSRRASVSRIGVPALAGAAGLLVGTYAGDHLPAVPLTLALTGCGLVAGAVSALSPTGSAAGIQLLVGAAVGAGMPLPEPGGQRALAFLAGAAWLLLLRLALPAWGSLAGDFRFDGERHAVAGVYEAVAALLDAAGSPAATARRAALTAALDHAQDALAGPRLRRYAGSAAERRLHAQYAAALPLAEAATALAWAGEAVPARASEGPRRLAVAVRDGEPSGPLPAPSRSVPALRALDDALLRAAVAFDRADGGDLHTRRRSRAALTRTLLGPRGQEYGLRVALCFGVSVAVAQALYHARWDGQHTYWYWLPVTAVFLVKPDLGPLASRVLNRAAGTVLGALLFAGSAAVLPRPEGLIALVAVSGALIPVAARHFAAQTTVITVLVLALVMVGGEPQASVARIGETLLACVIVLVVGHLPMPVRRGGAIRVRLTEAGEAAHAYLAHVLDGSGDRTARWVLRREAYRALAEARGAIALASAELPALARHADGADEFAALLERLVDTTTACAVHLDDTGRLDTRHAEQLAELRDALDRRRERVGVRLPELPSAGRADGGVRSVRP from the coding sequence GTGTCCCGCACCACGCCCGCCGTACCCCTCTGGCTCGCCCACGCCCTGCGGGCCCAGCGCGGACCGGTCCCGTGGAGCGCGGTCACGCGGGGAGTACTGGGCGGCGGGCCCCTGCTGGTCGCCGCCCTCCTCGCCGGGCACCCCACCCTCGGCGTCGTCGCCGCCATCGGCGCCATGTTCGCCGGGATCAACGACCTGCCGGGCAGCCGACGCGCCTCCGTCAGCCGGATCGGAGTGCCCGCGCTCGCCGGGGCGGCCGGGCTCCTCGTCGGGACGTACGCGGGGGACCACCTCCCGGCCGTACCGCTGACCCTGGCCCTGACAGGGTGCGGGCTGGTCGCCGGCGCGGTCAGCGCGCTGAGTCCCACCGGCTCCGCCGCCGGGATCCAGTTGCTCGTCGGGGCCGCCGTCGGCGCCGGAATGCCCCTGCCCGAACCAGGAGGGCAGCGGGCGCTCGCCTTCCTCGCCGGAGCCGCGTGGCTGCTCCTGCTGCGGCTGGCGCTGCCCGCTTGGGGGTCCCTCGCGGGAGACTTCCGGTTCGACGGCGAGCGGCATGCCGTGGCCGGCGTGTACGAGGCCGTCGCCGCGCTGCTCGACGCCGCCGGCTCACCCGCCGCCACCGCGCGGCGTGCCGCACTCACCGCCGCCCTCGACCACGCGCAGGACGCGCTCGCCGGACCCCGGCTGCGGCGGTACGCCGGTTCCGCGGCCGAACGGCGACTGCACGCCCAGTACGCCGCCGCGCTGCCGCTGGCGGAGGCCGCGACCGCGCTGGCCTGGGCGGGGGAGGCCGTACCGGCTCGTGCGTCCGAAGGGCCCCGGCGGCTCGCCGTCGCCGTACGCGACGGTGAGCCCAGCGGGCCGCTGCCCGCACCCTCCCGGTCCGTCCCCGCGCTGCGCGCCCTCGACGACGCCCTCCTGCGCGCCGCCGTGGCCTTCGACCGGGCCGACGGCGGCGACCTGCACACGCGCCGCCGGTCCCGCGCCGCTCTCACCCGTACCCTCCTCGGCCCCCGGGGACAGGAGTACGGCCTGCGGGTCGCCCTCTGCTTCGGCGTGAGCGTCGCCGTCGCCCAGGCCCTGTACCACGCCCGCTGGGACGGGCAGCACACGTACTGGTACTGGCTGCCCGTCACCGCCGTCTTCCTCGTCAAGCCCGACCTCGGACCGCTCGCCTCGCGGGTGCTGAACCGGGCTGCCGGAACCGTGCTCGGGGCGCTCCTGTTCGCCGGGTCCGCCGCCGTGCTGCCCCGGCCGGAAGGACTCATCGCGCTGGTGGCGGTCAGCGGGGCGCTCATCCCGGTCGCCGCCCGGCACTTCGCCGCGCAGACCACCGTCATCACCGTGCTCGTGCTCGCCCTGGTGATGGTGGGCGGTGAACCGCAGGCCTCCGTGGCACGGATCGGCGAGACGCTGCTGGCCTGTGTCATCGTGCTCGTCGTCGGGCACCTGCCGATGCCCGTGCGGCGCGGCGGCGCCATCCGGGTCCGGCTCACGGAAGCGGGGGAGGCCGCGCACGCGTACCTCGCCCATGTGCTGGACGGGTCCGGCGACCGCACGGCCCGCTGGGTCCTGCGCCGTGAGGCCTACCGCGCCCTCGCCGAGGCCCGCGGCGCCATCGCGCTCGCCTCCGCGGAGCTGCCCGCGCTCGCCCGGCACGCCGACGGCGCGGACGAGTTCGCCGCCCTCCTCGAACGGCTCGTCGACACCACCACCGCCTGCGCCGTCCACCTCGACGACACGGGACGGCTCGACACCCGTCACGCCGAGCAGCTCGCCGAACTCCGGGACGCCCTCGACCGGCGCCGCGAGCGCGTCGGGGTCCGGCTGCCGGAGCTGCCCAGCGCCGGGCGAGCAGATGGCGGGGTGCGGTCCGTGCGGCCGTGA
- a CDS encoding SAM-dependent methyltransferase — protein MTGQQPPVEIDTSKPHTARMYDWYLGGKDNYPVDEAMGRQMLALDPRVPVMARVNRAFMQRATRWLAGQGIRQFLDIGTGIPTEPNLHQVAQEIAPDARVVYCDNDPIVLAHAGALLRGTDEGVTEYIQADVREPEAILEGARKILDFDQPVALSLIALLHFVSDEDGAHELVGRLLAELPSGSHLVISHATSDFTPEESKAATEKLKAAGVTLALRSREEFTRFFDGLEPVEPGVQVPHLWHPELGEPVPGQDDGVIPGYGAVGRKA, from the coding sequence ATGACCGGGCAGCAGCCCCCCGTCGAGATCGACACGAGCAAGCCGCACACCGCGCGGATGTACGACTGGTACCTCGGCGGGAAGGACAACTACCCGGTCGACGAGGCCATGGGCCGGCAGATGCTCGCCCTCGACCCGAGAGTGCCGGTGATGGCCCGGGTGAACCGCGCCTTCATGCAGCGCGCCACGCGCTGGCTGGCCGGCCAGGGCATACGCCAGTTCCTCGACATCGGCACCGGCATCCCCACCGAGCCCAACCTCCACCAGGTCGCCCAGGAGATCGCACCCGACGCGCGCGTCGTCTACTGCGACAACGACCCGATCGTGCTGGCCCACGCCGGGGCGCTGCTGCGCGGCACCGACGAGGGGGTGACCGAGTACATCCAGGCCGACGTGCGCGAGCCGGAAGCCATCCTGGAGGGCGCGCGGAAGATCCTCGACTTCGACCAGCCGGTCGCGCTCTCCCTCATCGCGCTGCTGCACTTCGTCTCCGACGAGGACGGCGCCCACGAGCTGGTCGGCAGGCTGCTCGCCGAACTGCCCTCCGGCAGCCACCTGGTGATCTCCCACGCGACCTCCGACTTCACCCCCGAGGAATCGAAGGCGGCCACCGAGAAGCTCAAGGCCGCGGGCGTCACCCTGGCCCTGCGCTCCCGCGAGGAGTTCACCCGCTTCTTCGACGGCCTCGAACCGGTCGAACCCGGTGTCCAGGTGCCCCACCTGTGGCACCCCGAGCTGGGCGAGCCCGTACCCGGCCAGGACGACGGGGTGATCCCGGGGTACGGGGCGGTGGGGCGCAAGGCGTAG
- a CDS encoding ATP-binding protein — protein MPSVHGGAIVASVIPPAPLGTDTAVSPSGLGPTLGAADAAGAAARRRFRFELAAHPGSPAQARRLTRARLTGWAVSEDTCDTAALVVSELVTNAIVHTASSHIVCELHDGDDLVRIAVRDEGCGPDQPRANTRQQPEDEHGRGLLLVDAVCHAWGAHEHGPGLLVWAELPRRADLARPPDEPHNDLGWGERPKPDPAGGSDDGPDGEEAQQRHHAAVAPRSATAALSTAAPHTHQRGYVPTRRHGRDGGRV, from the coding sequence TTGCCAAGTGTGCACGGCGGGGCGATAGTGGCAAGCGTGATTCCGCCCGCGCCCTTAGGAACAGACACCGCTGTGAGCCCCTCCGGCCTCGGCCCCACCCTGGGAGCCGCCGACGCCGCAGGGGCTGCTGCCCGGCGCCGGTTCCGTTTCGAACTGGCCGCTCATCCGGGTTCCCCCGCGCAGGCCAGACGCCTGACGAGGGCCCGGCTGACCGGCTGGGCGGTCAGCGAGGACACCTGCGACACGGCGGCCCTGGTCGTCTCCGAGCTCGTCACCAACGCCATCGTGCACACGGCCAGCAGCCACATAGTCTGCGAGCTGCACGACGGCGACGACCTGGTGCGCATAGCCGTGCGGGACGAGGGCTGCGGCCCCGACCAGCCCCGGGCGAACACCCGGCAGCAGCCGGAGGACGAGCACGGCAGGGGCCTGCTCCTCGTCGACGCCGTGTGCCACGCCTGGGGTGCCCACGAACACGGTCCCGGGCTGCTGGTCTGGGCCGAGCTGCCCCGCAGGGCGGACCTGGCGCGCCCTCCCGACGAGCCGCACAACGACCTCGGCTGGGGCGAGCGGCCCAAGCCGGACCCCGCCGGCGGATCGGACGACGGCCCGGACGGCGAGGAGGCCCAGCAGCGGCACCACGCCGCCGTGGCCCCGAGGTCCGCGACAGCCGCGCTGTCGACGGCGGCCCCGCACACACATCAGCGCGGGTACGTCCCCACGCGCCGGCACGGCCGCGACGGAGGACGGGTGTGA